A single region of the Acidobacteriota bacterium genome encodes:
- a CDS encoding amidohydrolase family protein — protein sequence MIGPDTGFNHWVRRLSGRHPVPFRLLATCFALAVALAACTADEPATDGAGTITIAGATLIDGTGAPPVEDAVVIVRGDWIEHAGSRADVPLPGGGEVIDATGKFLIPGLVDLHNHYRDGLEEWSWALQLHAGVLTVRSLGSDHGQTPAMVDEARAGNVPAPRIFTAGVGFTHPEGFPPGKLGPATEEEARAMVRELAAQEVDLIKMWVDTFLDTRPKIGPEIRAAIADEASRHGIPVSAHVFFEDDVWQLVEAGVRSFVHGVRDQEVDDEFVAMAQEKGLSFAPALGQAKTFWWVAEHPELLDDEEFRAGLQPALLERLLDPENRAAMLESESTARRRVAYDYVTKFVRRMNEAGVPITVGSDSGAGNIAYGWGTHHELETLVEDAGLTPLEALAAAGAAAAAELADDPDFGTIAEGNAADLLLLTADPLADIRNTRQVDRVMQAGEWLERGLPEFPQPAASDDQ from the coding sequence GTGATTGGACCGGACACGGGGTTCAACCACTGGGTGCGCCGGCTGTCTGGCCGGCATCCGGTTCCGTTCCGGCTCCTCGCGACCTGCTTCGCACTCGCGGTCGCCCTCGCGGCCTGCACCGCCGACGAGCCCGCCACCGACGGCGCCGGCACGATCACGATCGCCGGCGCCACCCTGATCGACGGCACCGGCGCGCCGCCGGTCGAGGACGCCGTCGTCATCGTCCGCGGCGACTGGATCGAACATGCCGGCTCGCGCGCCGACGTGCCGTTGCCCGGGGGCGGAGAAGTCATCGACGCCACTGGCAAGTTCCTGATCCCCGGTCTGGTCGACCTCCACAACCACTACCGCGACGGCCTGGAGGAGTGGTCCTGGGCGTTGCAACTCCACGCCGGCGTGCTGACGGTCCGCAGCCTCGGTTCCGATCACGGCCAGACGCCGGCGATGGTCGACGAGGCGCGTGCCGGCAACGTGCCGGCCCCCCGCATCTTCACCGCCGGGGTCGGCTTCACGCACCCCGAGGGCTTTCCACCGGGCAAGCTGGGTCCGGCCACCGAAGAGGAAGCCCGCGCGATGGTGCGCGAACTCGCCGCTCAGGAAGTCGACCTGATCAAGATGTGGGTCGACACCTTCCTCGACACACGGCCGAAGATCGGGCCCGAGATCCGCGCCGCCATCGCCGACGAGGCCTCGCGGCACGGCATCCCGGTTTCGGCCCACGTCTTCTTCGAGGACGACGTCTGGCAACTCGTCGAGGCCGGTGTGCGCTCCTTCGTCCACGGCGTCCGCGACCAGGAGGTCGACGACGAGTTCGTCGCCATGGCGCAGGAGAAAGGGCTCTCCTTCGCGCCCGCTCTCGGTCAGGCCAAGACCTTCTGGTGGGTTGCCGAGCACCCGGAACTGCTCGACGACGAAGAGTTCCGGGCCGGCCTTCAACCAGCCCTGCTCGAGCGGCTGCTCGATCCCGAGAACCGGGCCGCCATGCTGGAGAGCGAGTCGACCGCCAGGCGCCGCGTCGCCTACGACTACGTGACGAAATTCGTCCGCCGGATGAACGAAGCCGGAGTCCCGATCACAGTCGGCTCGGACAGCGGAGCCGGCAACATCGCCTACGGCTGGGGCACCCACCACGAACTGGAAACGCTGGTCGAGGACGCTGGCTTGACGCCGCTCGAGGCCCTGGCCGCCGCCGGCGCGGCCGCGGCCGCTGAACTCGCCGACGACCCCGACTTCGGCACGATCGCCGAGGGCAACGCCGCGGACCTGCTTCTGCTCACCGCCGATCCCCTGGCGGACATCCGCAACACGCGACAGGTCGATCGCGTGATGCAGGCGGGCGAGTGGCTCGAACGCGGGTTACCGGAGTTCCCGCAGCCGGCGGCGAGCGACGACCAGTAA
- a CDS encoding PQQ-binding-like beta-propeller repeat protein, translated as MFRQLRWGLGALQGLLLCTAAHAQYGAANGEWRDHGGDDGFTRYTALEQIDGSNFARLEPAWKWASADSRIEANSPYRRQVFRSSPLVIDGRLYIPTELSQVAALDAATGEELWVYDPKSYERGKPAQSNYYTRGLEYWTDGEQERLFIATIGKQLISVDPATGLPDRGFGEDGVVELSRNLGRDNIVLRNISHGQPVIVVGDTIVVGSRIFDFPLQNNNPPGHVRGYDVRTGEFKWRFHTIPQEGEEFVETWENDSWKITGNANVWAPMTADQELGYVYLATSTPTSDYYGGLRHGDNVYSESLICVDAATGERVWHFQTVHHGVWDYDIASAPNLIDIVVEGKLIKAVAQVSKTAFTYVFDRATGEQVWPIEERPVPWESTVPGEKLSRTQPFPTKPPAFDRQGVSEDDLIDFTPELRAEALRLAEKFILGPMFMPLIRRGEGGKEAILAVPGAGGGANHPGAAADPETGMLYVQSLTRPSGMALVKPDGARSFWPYVLDRVSTAGPRGLPLLKPPYRRITAIDLNRGDIAWQVPLGDGPRNHPAIRHLNLGPLGGHSSSAVTEGGILVTKTLVVTHAARFEVYNDRSTVLGSSLQAYDKFTGELLAEVLTERALHGAPVSYMQDGRQYISVTGGGMTQPAELIAFALPETAEQ; from the coding sequence GTGTTCCGCCAACTCCGTTGGGGCCTCGGAGCACTCCAGGGCCTCCTCCTCTGCACCGCCGCCCACGCACAGTACGGCGCCGCGAACGGTGAATGGCGCGATCACGGCGGCGACGACGGGTTCACGCGCTACACGGCGCTCGAGCAGATCGACGGCTCGAACTTCGCCCGGCTCGAGCCGGCGTGGAAGTGGGCGTCCGCCGACTCGCGGATCGAGGCGAACTCGCCGTACCGGCGGCAGGTGTTCCGGTCCTCGCCGCTCGTCATTGACGGACGCCTCTACATCCCGACCGAGCTCAGCCAGGTCGCGGCGCTTGACGCCGCGACGGGCGAGGAACTCTGGGTCTACGACCCGAAGAGCTACGAGCGCGGCAAGCCGGCACAGAGCAATTACTACACCCGCGGTCTCGAGTACTGGACCGACGGCGAACAGGAACGCCTGTTCATCGCCACAATCGGCAAGCAGCTCATCTCGGTCGATCCGGCCACCGGCCTGCCCGACCGCGGCTTCGGCGAGGACGGCGTCGTCGAGCTGTCCCGCAACCTCGGCCGAGACAACATCGTGCTCCGGAACATCAGCCACGGCCAGCCGGTGATCGTCGTCGGGGACACGATCGTGGTCGGCTCCCGCATCTTCGACTTCCCGCTCCAGAACAACAACCCGCCCGGCCACGTGCGTGGCTACGACGTCCGCACCGGCGAGTTCAAGTGGCGCTTCCACACGATCCCCCAGGAGGGCGAGGAGTTCGTGGAGACCTGGGAGAACGACTCCTGGAAGATCACCGGCAACGCGAACGTATGGGCACCGATGACCGCGGACCAGGAGCTGGGCTACGTCTACCTGGCAACGAGCACGCCGACCAGCGATTACTACGGCGGGCTGCGGCACGGCGACAACGTCTACTCCGAGAGCCTGATCTGCGTCGACGCGGCGACCGGCGAGCGGGTCTGGCACTTCCAGACCGTCCACCACGGCGTCTGGGACTACGACATCGCCTCGGCGCCGAACCTGATCGACATCGTCGTCGAAGGCAAGCTGATCAAGGCCGTCGCCCAGGTCTCGAAGACCGCGTTCACCTACGTGTTCGATCGCGCGACCGGCGAGCAGGTGTGGCCGATCGAGGAGCGGCCCGTTCCCTGGGAGAGCACGGTCCCGGGCGAGAAACTGTCCAGGACCCAGCCGTTCCCGACGAAGCCGCCGGCGTTCGACCGCCAGGGAGTCAGCGAGGACGACCTGATCGACTTCACGCCGGAACTGCGGGCCGAGGCGCTCAGACTCGCCGAGAAGTTCATCCTCGGGCCGATGTTCATGCCGCTGATCCGCCGCGGCGAGGGCGGCAAGGAAGCGATCCTGGCCGTGCCCGGAGCGGGCGGCGGCGCGAACCATCCGGGGGCCGCGGCCGACCCTGAGACCGGGATGCTCTATGTGCAGTCGTTGACCCGACCCTCGGGGATGGCACTGGTCAAGCCGGACGGAGCGCGGAGCTTCTGGCCCTACGTCCTAGACCGCGTGTCAACCGCCGGGCCGCGGGGCCTGCCGCTCCTCAAACCGCCGTACAGGCGGATCACCGCGATCGACCTGAACCGGGGCGACATCGCCTGGCAGGTGCCGCTCGGCGACGGACCGCGCAACCATCCCGCGATTCGCCACCTGAACCTGGGGCCGTTGGGCGGACACTCGTCGAGCGCGGTGACGGAGGGCGGCATCCTGGTCACGAAGACGCTCGTCGTCACGCATGCCGCACGTTTCGAGGTCTACAACGACCGCTCGACGGTGCTCGGCAGCTCGCTCCAGGCCTACGACAAGTTCACCGGCGAGCTGCTGGCCGAGGTGCTCACCGAGCGCGCCCTGCACGGCGCTCCGGTCAGCTACATGCAGGACGGGCGGCAGTACATCTCCGTCACCGGCGGCGGCATGACCCAACCCGCGGAACTGATCGCTTTCGCCCTTCCGGAGACCGCGGAGCAGTAA
- a CDS encoding Nramp family divalent metal transporter gives MVTGAVIGSGELVLTTSLGAVAGFTLLWWMLLSCWCKSLVQAEMARYTIESGDTYLRAMNRLPGRIWRISWPIWLGLIAYVPGTMGLGGIIGGAGQSMSFLASLGNIELDGVLCTGLIAVVCSIILGTGSYKWLERVMLPLVLAFTFCTLVCLIAMQFTEFRTSPGEILGGMKPDMTLFVAVAALALSAYGYTGTTSGDISSYTYWCIEKGYPSLLGADRSDPAWESHARGWMRVLHTDVWLALLIVTCATIPYYILGAGVLNKMGLTPEGNDETIGALSNIFTQTLGLWAVWIFAIGAFCILFSTVLSGAGGGGRSIPDYLMEMGLIERSNLALRKKIIRGYLVCLPLAAFGIYYFVTDFVILIMVGGLTSAIFLPIQAGATLWLQRTRMDPRIRPRRLTYVGIWVVFVFEAAMALLVIRYVVLADQFDWLFGYLFG, from the coding sequence ATCGTCACCGGCGCCGTGATCGGCTCCGGCGAGTTGGTGCTCACGACGAGCCTGGGCGCCGTCGCCGGCTTCACCCTGCTCTGGTGGATGCTCCTCTCCTGCTGGTGCAAGTCGCTGGTCCAGGCGGAGATGGCTCGCTACACGATCGAGTCGGGCGACACCTACCTGCGCGCGATGAACCGGCTGCCCGGGCGGATCTGGAGGATCTCCTGGCCGATCTGGCTCGGGCTGATCGCCTACGTTCCCGGCACGATGGGACTGGGCGGCATCATCGGCGGCGCCGGCCAGTCGATGTCCTTCCTCGCCTCGCTGGGAAACATCGAACTCGACGGCGTTCTCTGCACCGGCCTCATCGCCGTCGTCTGCTCGATCATCCTCGGCACCGGCTCCTACAAGTGGCTGGAGCGGGTCATGCTGCCCCTGGTCCTCGCCTTCACCTTCTGCACGCTGGTCTGCCTGATCGCGATGCAGTTCACGGAGTTCCGCACCTCGCCGGGCGAGATCCTCGGCGGCATGAAGCCGGACATGACTCTGTTCGTCGCGGTCGCGGCACTGGCTCTCTCCGCCTACGGCTACACCGGCACGACCTCGGGCGACATCTCGTCCTACACCTACTGGTGCATCGAGAAGGGCTATCCCAGCCTGCTCGGCGCGGACCGTAGCGATCCGGCCTGGGAGTCACATGCGCGCGGCTGGATGCGGGTGCTGCACACGGACGTCTGGCTCGCCCTGCTCATCGTCACCTGCGCCACGATCCCCTACTACATCCTCGGCGCCGGGGTGCTCAACAAGATGGGGCTGACGCCGGAGGGGAACGACGAGACGATCGGAGCCCTCTCCAACATCTTCACCCAGACCCTCGGCCTCTGGGCGGTGTGGATCTTCGCGATCGGCGCCTTCTGCATCCTCTTCTCGACCGTGCTTTCGGGAGCCGGGGGCGGCGGCCGCTCGATCCCGGACTACCTGATGGAAATGGGGCTGATCGAGCGCTCCAACCTGGCGCTGCGCAAGAAGATCATCCGCGGCTACCTGGTCTGCCTGCCCCTGGCCGCCTTCGGGATCTACTACTTCGTCACCGACTTCGTCATCCTGATCATGGTCGGCGGCCTGACCTCGGCGATCTTCCTGCCGATTCAGGCAGGCGCCACCCTGTGGCTCCAACGGACGCGGATGGACCCACGGATCCGGCCGCGCCGGCTGACCTACGTCGGCATCTGGGTCGTGTTCGTGTTCGAGGCCGCGATGGCGCTCCTGGTCATCCGCTACGTCGTGCTTGCCGACCAGTTCGACTGGCTGTTCGGCTACCTGTTCGGCTGA